The following are from one region of the Chloracidobacterium sp. genome:
- a CDS encoding NCS1 family nucleobase:cation symporter-1 yields the protein MTATNKTRPDGSFDLDDATSFEIESSPLWNRDLAPTSQATRTWTTWNIAALWIGMSVVITTYTLAGGFIEAGMTWWQAMMTILLGNCIVLIPMVLNAHAGTKYGVSFPVLARASFGTKGANIPAILRAIVACGWFGIQTWIGGTAIDALFTALWNGWAGIDSMIGGHPLHTWMSFFLFWIIQVVIILKGIEGIKYLESWTAPLLLFGGLVLLVWATNAAGGLGNVLTGVSVLQKQQADFWTIFPGALTASVGYWATLSLNIPDFTRYAKSQRSQMMGQALGLPTTMTAFAFIGVAVTSATVIIYGEAIPDPVKLIQKFDSVPVILFAMIVIFAAQLSTNMAANVVSPSNDFSNLNPKRISYVAGGLITAVIGIVMMPWQLMSSMGAYIFTWLIGYSGLMGAIGGILICDYFLIRKKHLELAELFKTDGIYSYGSGFNWRAIVALVVAIAPVVPGFLRAATTPGGQVADPNFFDTLYTYAWFVTFGIAFVLYHLLMSFRTLRSS from the coding sequence ATGACGGCAACTAATAAAACCCGACCGGATGGCAGCTTCGATCTTGACGACGCGACCTCTTTCGAGATCGAATCATCGCCGCTTTGGAACCGCGATCTCGCACCGACATCGCAGGCGACACGAACGTGGACGACATGGAACATTGCGGCCTTGTGGATCGGGATGAGCGTTGTCATTACGACCTACACGCTGGCTGGCGGGTTCATCGAGGCCGGGATGACGTGGTGGCAGGCCATGATGACCATCCTGCTCGGGAACTGCATCGTACTGATCCCGATGGTCTTGAATGCTCATGCGGGAACGAAGTACGGCGTGTCATTTCCGGTTCTGGCTCGCGCTTCGTTCGGAACCAAAGGCGCGAACATTCCGGCCATCCTTCGGGCGATCGTTGCATGCGGCTGGTTCGGAATTCAAACGTGGATCGGCGGAACCGCGATCGATGCTTTGTTTACGGCACTCTGGAACGGCTGGGCCGGGATCGACTCGATGATCGGCGGGCATCCATTGCACACATGGATGTCATTCTTCCTCTTCTGGATCATTCAGGTTGTGATCATTCTAAAAGGGATCGAAGGGATCAAATATCTTGAATCGTGGACCGCACCGCTTTTGCTGTTCGGCGGCCTTGTCTTGCTGGTTTGGGCAACGAATGCCGCCGGTGGATTGGGGAATGTGCTTACAGGTGTTTCGGTTCTGCAAAAGCAGCAGGCTGATTTCTGGACGATCTTTCCGGGTGCGCTGACAGCATCGGTCGGATATTGGGCGACACTGAGTTTGAATATTCCTGATTTTACGAGATATGCCAAGAGCCAGCGTTCTCAGATGATGGGACAGGCATTGGGATTGCCGACGACGATGACTGCGTTTGCATTCATCGGCGTTGCTGTGACGAGCGCGACGGTGATCATTTACGGCGAGGCGATCCCTGATCCGGTCAAGCTTATTCAAAAATTCGACAGCGTACCCGTGATACTTTTTGCGATGATCGTCATTTTTGCCGCGCAGCTTTCAACAAACATGGCCGCGAACGTCGTGTCGCCATCGAATGATTTCTCGAATCTCAATCCGAAACGGATCTCGTACGTCGCGGGCGGTTTGATCACCGCCGTGATAGGGATCGTGATGATGCCGTGGCAATTGATGTCTTCGATGGGGGCATACATTTTTACGTGGCTGATCGGATATTCCGGCTTAATGGGCGCGATCGGCGGCATTTTGATCTGCGATTATTTTCTAATCCGGAAGAAGCATCTGGAACTTGCCGAACTCTTTAAAACGGATGGCATATATTCCTACGGCAGCGGCTTTAATTGGCGTGCGATAGTTGCCCTGGTTGTCGCTATCGCTCCTGTCGTTCCGGGATTTTTACGAGCAGCAACGACACCGGGTGGTCAGGTTGCCGATCCCAATTTCTTTGACACGCTTTACACTTATGCCTGGTTCGTTACGTTCGGAATCGCTTTTGTGTTGTATCATCTGCTAATGAGTTTTCGCACTCTACGGTCTTCTTGA
- a CDS encoding tetratricopeptide repeat protein: MKRCPECRRDYYDDTLLYCLDDGNALLEGPASFGAIALEPATVRFHPANIADLPTLRYAIEPLVIEQKLNSIAVLPFRNLSRGEDGDYFSDGLAEELLNVLAKISGLRVAARTSAFSFKDKQMTIAEVGRILNVATVLEGSVRAAGERVRISVQLIKVEDGFQLWSEAYDRTLNDIFAVQDDIAQSVVEELRGLLTGIEPDPNPSDLVVSEVAEAFKGRADDPEAQRLLLLGRYRLDRTTREDTAKAIECFQQAIAIDPEFALGWAELARAFSIEAGASWAPVDEGFARSREAVERALALEPDLAEGHAQMGRIQASYDWDLNAAAISYARALEFAPGSASALDGASILAYKMAKFDEAMELSRRVLAQDPLSTAVWHNLGLLCHAAGSFDEAETAFLRALEIAPRRSATNALLALVYLDQGRFDEASEKAKSEPDGFWRSWALAIIYHRQGDVEASDRELERIKNEETAGNEFQIAEIHAMRGEADVAFTWLDRAIDQRDPGVTHAKVDPRLRSLQGDARWPEFLAAVGL, encoded by the coding sequence ATGAAACGATGCCCTGAATGTAGGCGAGATTATTACGACGATACGCTGCTGTATTGCCTCGATGACGGCAATGCGCTGCTCGAAGGGCCGGCGAGTTTTGGCGCGATCGCTCTCGAACCGGCAACCGTACGGTTTCATCCTGCGAATATTGCCGATCTACCGACGCTCAGATACGCCATCGAGCCCCTGGTAATTGAGCAAAAATTGAATTCGATCGCCGTTTTGCCCTTTCGAAACCTCAGCCGCGGCGAAGACGGCGATTACTTTTCGGACGGATTGGCCGAGGAGCTTCTCAACGTGCTCGCCAAGATCAGCGGCTTGAGGGTTGCAGCCAGGACGTCTGCTTTTTCCTTCAAGGACAAGCAGATGACCATCGCCGAGGTTGGCCGGATACTCAATGTCGCGACAGTTCTTGAAGGCAGTGTCCGGGCCGCAGGCGAACGCGTAAGGATCTCAGTTCAGCTCATAAAGGTCGAGGATGGCTTTCAGCTTTGGTCCGAGGCGTACGATCGTACCTTGAATGATATTTTTGCGGTGCAGGACGATATCGCTCAGTCCGTCGTTGAGGAGCTTCGCGGATTGCTTACGGGAATAGAGCCCGATCCGAATCCGAGTGACCTTGTAGTTTCAGAAGTTGCCGAAGCGTTCAAAGGCCGCGCGGATGACCCTGAGGCGCAGCGGCTGTTGCTGCTTGGCCGCTATCGCCTCGACCGAACGACCCGTGAGGATACCGCAAAAGCGATAGAGTGTTTTCAGCAGGCGATCGCGATCGACCCTGAATTTGCACTTGGTTGGGCCGAGCTTGCCCGTGCATTCTCGATCGAGGCCGGAGCCTCGTGGGCGCCCGTCGACGAAGGGTTTGCCCGATCGAGAGAAGCGGTCGAGCGGGCGCTGGCCTTAGAACCCGATCTCGCCGAAGGCCACGCACAAATGGGCCGTATTCAGGCATCTTACGATTGGGACCTGAATGCAGCCGCAATATCGTACGCTCGTGCACTTGAGTTCGCTCCGGGAAGTGCGTCGGCTCTTGACGGAGCCAGTATCCTGGCGTATAAAATGGCAAAATTTGATGAGGCGATGGAGTTGAGCCGACGGGTTCTTGCCCAGGATCCGTTGAGCACCGCCGTTTGGCACAACCTCGGCCTGCTTTGTCACGCGGCCGGATCATTTGACGAGGCAGAGACCGCGTTTCTACGTGCGTTGGAGATCGCTCCGAGACGGTCAGCTACTAACGCCCTTTTAGCTCTTGTATACTTGGACCAAGGGCGTTTCGACGAAGCGTCTGAGAAAGCAAAGTCAGAACCAGACGGCTTCTGGCGATCATGGGCACTCGCCATCATTTACCACCGCCAGGGCGATGTCGAGGCGTCTGACCGTGAATTGGAACGTATCAAGAATGAGGAAACGGCGGGCAATGAATTTCAGATCGCCGAAATTCACGCAATGCGCGGCGAGGCCGATGTCGCGTTCACCTGGCTCGACCGTGCGATCGATCAGCGAGATCCGGGAGTTACGCATGCCAAGGTAGATCCGAGGCTGCGGTCGTTGCAGGGTGACGCGCGCTGGCCCGAATTTTTGGCAGCAGTCGGTTTGTGA
- a CDS encoding PD40 domain-containing protein: MKRCPECRKDYLDETLLYCLDDGTPLVQGSVSDEPKTAILSADRVVDEDVTALLKGDRTVAHSGPVTIQLPGFLSWERLPWLLAGLLLLAVVVLAVGSFRSDRPSGSAESMRAAFTIQPPGRFSGNGQISISPDGRQIAMLVTVDAANIIWLRPTDSIEGRLVPGTEGAQGFAFWSPDSRSLGFQASGKLKRIDLVDGTVRELADLPSDVRGFDGTWNRDGTIVYFQGGSGLYQIASSGGKPKPVPGYEQRNDGVDRWPRFLPDGRSFIFLNTSADQARSEVYVGSIDKPERKFLFEADSNAIYSPSPDGNSGYILFARGGSLLAQGFDPTSQQLIGEPFRVADRIRINFNNRAFFSVSGNGNLVFDPSTENEDARQVIWYDRAGKALEPIGQPGPIINIELSPDERFIAIARRPIGSTLNELVIFDTLRGTTSRLGTSPGETPQAIWSPDSKFVVWNDFSDGKFRLVKKLASGVGELEVLLESPVRVFPSSWSPDGRAVLYNLLDNVDKRDICVLPLDGERKPYVFFKSPMEDRDPFFSPDGKYIVYTSGESGKDEIYVQPFPASADKWLVSTNGGFSPRWSQKGNELVYVQPDGKVMSVSVKAGGTFEAGVPQVLFDVILARAPRGDDYIVSKDGQRLMFISRGTDGSLPPIHVILNWSVGLGK; this comes from the coding sequence ATGAAACGATGCCCTGAATGTAGAAAGGATTACCTGGACGAAACTCTGTTGTATTGTCTCGATGACGGTACGCCGCTCGTGCAGGGCAGCGTTTCGGATGAGCCCAAGACGGCGATATTGTCTGCTGACCGTGTCGTGGATGAAGACGTTACTGCCCTGCTTAAGGGCGACCGGACGGTGGCTCATAGCGGTCCGGTCACGATACAGCTACCAGGGTTCTTGTCGTGGGAGCGGCTGCCGTGGCTGTTGGCGGGGCTGTTACTGCTGGCTGTCGTCGTGCTGGCCGTAGGTTCTTTTCGATCAGATCGGCCTTCTGGCTCCGCAGAATCCATGAGGGCCGCGTTCACGATACAGCCCCCCGGACGATTTTCCGGGAACGGCCAGATCTCCATCTCTCCTGATGGGCGACAAATTGCGATGCTGGTTACGGTAGATGCAGCGAATATCATTTGGCTGCGTCCGACCGATTCTATAGAGGGGCGTCTTGTGCCCGGGACCGAGGGGGCTCAAGGTTTTGCGTTCTGGTCACCTGACAGCCGGTCGCTTGGATTTCAGGCTTCGGGCAAGCTAAAGCGTATCGACCTTGTGGACGGGACGGTTCGGGAACTTGCCGATCTGCCATCGGACGTTCGCGGATTTGACGGCACTTGGAATCGCGATGGGACGATAGTTTATTTTCAAGGCGGTAGCGGTCTCTACCAGATCGCGTCGTCCGGCGGCAAACCGAAACCTGTCCCGGGTTACGAACAGCGAAACGATGGCGTGGACAGGTGGCCGCGTTTCCTGCCCGACGGGAGGAGCTTTATATTCCTTAACACGAGCGCTGATCAGGCAAGATCCGAAGTATACGTAGGCTCGATTGACAAACCGGAGCGGAAATTTTTATTCGAGGCTGACTCAAACGCGATCTATTCGCCGTCGCCGGACGGAAATTCGGGCTACATCCTTTTTGCCCGTGGCGGTTCACTGCTGGCTCAGGGGTTCGATCCTACTTCTCAGCAGCTTATCGGCGAACCATTCCGCGTAGCCGATCGGATTCGGATAAATTTCAACAATCGGGCATTTTTTTCGGTCTCTGGGAATGGAAATCTAGTTTTCGACCCCAGCACCGAAAACGAGGATGCTCGACAGGTGATTTGGTATGACAGAGCAGGCAAAGCCTTAGAACCGATCGGACAGCCGGGGCCGATAATCAACATTGAGCTCTCGCCTGACGAGAGGTTCATTGCTATCGCTCGTCGGCCAATCGGGTCAACATTGAACGAACTCGTTATATTTGACACGCTTCGTGGTACCACCTCGCGGCTCGGGACGTCGCCGGGCGAGACTCCGCAGGCTATCTGGTCGCCGGACAGCAAGTTTGTTGTTTGGAATGATTTTAGCGATGGTAAATTCCGCCTGGTCAAGAAGCTTGCAAGCGGTGTGGGTGAGCTCGAGGTGCTGCTCGAGTCGCCCGTCCGCGTATTTCCATCGAGCTGGTCGCCCGACGGTCGCGCTGTTCTTTACAATTTGCTGGATAACGTGGATAAGCGGGATATCTGCGTTTTGCCGCTCGATGGCGAGCGAAAGCCGTACGTTTTCTTTAAGTCTCCAATGGAGGACCGCGATCCTTTCTTTTCGCCAGACGGCAAGTACATCGTTTATACATCCGGAGAATCCGGTAAGGACGAGATCTATGTCCAACCATTCCCGGCGTCGGCGGACAAATGGTTGGTTTCAACTAATGGCGGCTTTAGCCCGCGTTGGAGTCAAAAGGGCAACGAGCTGGTCTATGTACAGCCAGACGGCAAGGTGATGTCAGTGTCAGTAAAGGCCGGAGGTACATTCGAGGCGGGTGTGCCGCAGGTCTTGTTCGACGTCATTCTCGCGAGGGCTCCACGCGGCGACGATTACATAGTCTCGAAAGACGGTCAACGCCTGATGTTCATCAGCCGCGGCACCGACGGCTCGCTGCCGCCCATCCATGTCATCCTAAACTGGTCCGTCGGCCTAGGTAAATGA
- a CDS encoding tetratricopeptide repeat protein — MKRCPECGREYDNTMMFCLDDGAELLYGPARSEPGAVATGFPSNEPQTAILHSTASPGEAPTRAQIQMTDQTAVLPTGTGDIVSKPRGLDKRLLFAPLALAVIILGGFFGYRYFTASDSGQINSIAVLPFENRSGNADTDYLSDGLAESLIYRLSQLPGLKVSPTSTVLRYKGSQSDVATIARELEVDAIMSGRVAQRGDDLTISVELIDARTKKLIWAEQYDRKMADLLATQREIATTITQKLELKLSGNETGITKKYTDSNEAYQLYMRGRHSFAKRTKEDMLRAIEYFKQAVKLDPKFALAYARLSEVYGTMPAYPYLSPREAFPEAKAAAEKALEIDPTLSEAHTFLAYVQVIYDWNWAEGERSFKRALELDPNNFSAHFRYGQIYLLPTGRTDEAISEIKQGLKAEPLDVNMGVTVAWAYLIRGQNEEALEVARKIHDLEPNHQLSRWILATVLTEMRRYDEAIAICEKWLQDEPNSQMAIRDAGFAYAKAGRRDKAEEMIARYRDFAKTEWVPTARIAAIYGALGEKDKAFAELEKALEARDWEMHRISVDIYMRPLRDDPRFKAILKRVNLPE, encoded by the coding sequence ATGAAACGTTGCCCTGAGTGCGGCCGCGAGTACGACAATACGATGATGTTCTGTCTCGATGACGGAGCAGAGTTGCTCTACGGCCCGGCAAGGTCAGAACCGGGAGCGGTAGCGACCGGGTTCCCGTCCAACGAACCTCAGACCGCGATCTTGCACTCGACGGCATCTCCGGGCGAAGCTCCGACCCGCGCGCAGATACAAATGACAGACCAGACCGCGGTCTTGCCGACCGGCACGGGTGATATCGTCTCTAAGCCTCGCGGTTTAGATAAACGGTTGTTGTTTGCCCCGCTCGCTCTGGCGGTTATCATCCTCGGTGGATTCTTTGGATATCGATATTTTACCGCTTCGGACAGCGGTCAAATAAATTCGATAGCTGTTCTTCCGTTCGAAAACCGCAGCGGAAATGCCGACACGGATTATCTTTCTGACGGTCTTGCGGAATCGCTCATCTATCGTCTTTCTCAGCTTCCCGGTCTGAAGGTAAGTCCTACGAGCACCGTTCTTAGATATAAAGGTTCTCAATCGGACGTGGCGACGATCGCGAGGGAACTTGAGGTCGATGCGATAATGTCCGGCCGCGTCGCTCAGCGCGGTGACGATCTGACGATCAGCGTCGAGCTGATCGACGCACGCACAAAAAAACTGATCTGGGCCGAGCAGTATGACCGTAAAATGGCCGATCTGCTGGCCACGCAGCGTGAGATCGCTACGACCATCACGCAAAAGCTCGAGCTGAAGTTGTCGGGCAACGAAACGGGCATAACCAAAAAATATACAGACAGTAATGAGGCCTACCAGCTTTACATGCGCGGACGCCACAGCTTTGCCAAGCGGACAAAGGAAGACATGCTCCGCGCCATCGAATACTTCAAACAGGCTGTCAAGCTCGATCCAAAATTCGCATTGGCATATGCGAGGCTCTCCGAAGTCTATGGCACTATGCCGGCCTATCCTTACCTTTCTCCAAGGGAGGCCTTTCCTGAAGCAAAAGCCGCAGCCGAAAAAGCATTGGAAATTGATCCGACGCTATCCGAGGCCCACACTTTTCTCGCTTATGTACAGGTGATCTATGACTGGAACTGGGCTGAGGGCGAACGCTCGTTCAAACGGGCACTCGAACTAGATCCGAATAATTTCTCCGCCCATTTTCGCTACGGTCAAATATATCTGCTCCCCACCGGCAGAACTGACGAAGCCATCAGCGAGATCAAACAAGGACTCAAAGCAGAACCCCTGGATGTGAATATGGGGGTTACTGTCGCCTGGGCGTACCTTATACGAGGACAAAATGAGGAAGCGCTTGAGGTGGCGCGAAAGATTCACGACCTTGAACCGAACCACCAGCTTTCGCGATGGATACTTGCAACGGTCCTCACCGAAATGCGTAGGTACGATGAGGCGATTGCTATATGTGAGAAATGGCTCCAAGATGAGCCAAATAGCCAAATGGCCATTCGTGATGCGGGATTTGCCTATGCCAAAGCCGGACGCCGCGACAAGGCGGAGGAAATGATCGCCCGGTATCGGGATTTTGCAAAAACGGAGTGGGTGCCGACGGCCCGGATCGCTGCGATCTATGGTGCTTTGGGTGAGAAGGACAAAGCGTTCGCTGAGTTGGAAAAGGCATTAGAGGCACGTGATTGGGAAATGCATCGCATCAGCGTCGATATATATATGCGGCCCCTGCGTGATGATCCGCGATTTAAGGCAATACTCAAACGCGTAAATCTACCGGAGTAG
- a CDS encoding antitoxin: MSKLNPEEKEILAAYESGRTKAVPSEKKELARHRKVAESTFKKDARINIRIASRDLRALQKRALAEGIPYQTLISSVLHKYAEGRISD, translated from the coding sequence ATGAGTAAATTGAACCCCGAAGAGAAAGAAATACTAGCCGCTTACGAAAGCGGACGAACGAAAGCAGTGCCGTCCGAGAAAAAGGAGCTGGCGCGGCATCGCAAAGTAGCCGAAAGCACGTTCAAAAAGGATGCTCGGATAAACATCCGCATCGCTTCGCGTGATCTCCGTGCCTTGCAAAAGCGAGCACTCGCCGAAGGAATACCGTACCAAACGCTCATATCAAGCGTTTTGCACAAATATGCCGAGGGGCGTATTTCGGATTGA
- a CDS encoding BrnT family toxin gives MKTYAWNPEKNELLRKERGICFEDVVFHIEAGDAVEIFEHPKQEKYPGQQVIVVRVEEYVYLVPFVENDDEIFLKTIIPSRKATKKYLGDDNE, from the coding sequence GTGAAAACTTACGCCTGGAATCCGGAAAAGAATGAGCTGCTCAGGAAAGAGCGTGGCATCTGTTTTGAGGACGTCGTTTTTCACATAGAGGCGGGCGACGCGGTCGAGATATTCGAACATCCGAAACAGGAAAAGTATCCGGGACAGCAGGTTATCGTGGTTCGTGTCGAGGAATATGTATATCTCGTTCCCTTCGTCGAGAACGACGATGAGATCTTTCTTAAGACCATAATCCCGAGCCGGAAAGCGACAAAAAAGTATCTTGGAGATGACAATGAGTAA
- a CDS encoding PD40 domain-containing protein — protein MKRCPECGRDYNDDSMSFCLDDGAELLFGPKSFDEPQTAILHSTAAPGEAPTRAQIHTTEQTAVFPSGAEAEPRESLGGMPEKQGFSANRAAKPLFAVLAVLIVAGIGFAIYKFASGKQSGPELSFDSMKITKLTDNGKAGSAAISPDGKYVVHVKEDGQQSLWVRHIATGSNVQIIPPAELVYGRMTFSPDGSYIYFIRRGIGEPNYVLYQVPVLGGDPKKLNSHVNSPVTFSPDGQRIAFVRTQVGERTMIIANADGTGEQPLATTNGPNGFRETGPAWSPDGKVIATGLANNDGSGSYQNIVAINVEDGSITPIGPQKWSNVSRVAWLADGRGLITACSELGTLTNQVYQFSYPDGEGRKITNDFNVYYDLSLTADSASMVTVQEERVVNIWIAPDGTAGSLKHVTRGPNKYEGQFGLRWTPDGKIVYNLLSGISPSVWIMDGDGSNPRQLTQTRGANLVVSPDGRYIVFVENQSIWRMDIDGGNPKQLTEKGSFPDISPDGRWVVYEISNPGENGLWKVSIDGGEPVRLTDYSSGRAAVSPDGKSIAFSYREQQNSPLKIAIIPFEGGQPTKSLEAPAGYNAVRLITSTAEGRVLRWLPDGRSLAYIVTRDGVSNIWSMPIDGGAPKQLTNFTTDQIASFDLSRDGKPTLFSRGSTSKDVVLISGFGK, from the coding sequence ATGAAACGATGCCCTGAATGCGGTAGAGACTATAACGATGATTCGATGAGCTTCTGTCTCGACGACGGAGCTGAGCTTCTTTTCGGACCGAAGTCGTTCGACGAGCCGCAGACCGCGATCTTGCACTCGACCGCTGCACCGGGCGAGGCTCCGACTCGGGCGCAGATTCACACTACGGAGCAGACCGCGGTGTTTCCGAGTGGGGCGGAGGCGGAGCCTCGGGAATCTTTGGGTGGGATGCCGGAGAAGCAGGGCTTCTCCGCAAATAGGGCGGCGAAGCCGCTGTTTGCAGTGCTTGCGGTTCTCATCGTCGCCGGGATCGGTTTTGCTATTTACAAATTCGCGAGTGGAAAGCAATCCGGCCCGGAGTTGTCGTTCGACTCGATGAAGATCACAAAGCTCACCGACAACGGCAAGGCGGGAAGTGCGGCGATCTCGCCGGACGGCAAGTACGTCGTACATGTAAAGGAAGACGGCCAGCAGAGCCTCTGGGTTAGGCACATCGCCACCGGCAGCAATGTACAGATCATCCCGCCCGCCGAGCTGGTTTATGGACGGATGACCTTCTCGCCTGACGGCAGCTACATCTATTTCATCAGAAGAGGGATCGGCGAACCGAACTACGTTCTTTATCAGGTGCCCGTTTTAGGCGGTGATCCAAAAAAGCTGAACTCGCATGTCAACAGTCCCGTCACATTCTCGCCTGACGGCCAGCGGATCGCGTTTGTCCGCACTCAGGTAGGCGAACGCACAATGATCATCGCCAACGCTGATGGTACAGGAGAGCAACCGCTTGCGACCACTAACGGTCCTAACGGCTTTAGGGAAACCGGGCCGGCATGGTCGCCGGACGGAAAGGTCATTGCTACTGGACTTGCGAATAATGACGGGAGCGGGAGCTACCAAAATATAGTTGCGATAAACGTCGAAGATGGCTCGATCACGCCAATTGGTCCCCAGAAGTGGTCAAATGTAAGCCGGGTTGCGTGGCTTGCGGATGGCCGCGGACTAATCACCGCCTGCTCCGAGCTTGGCACACTCACGAATCAGGTTTATCAATTCTCCTACCCGGACGGCGAAGGGCGAAAGATCACTAACGACTTTAATGTCTATTACGACCTGAGCCTTACGGCCGACTCTGCTTCAATGGTGACAGTGCAGGAGGAGCGGGTCGTAAACATTTGGATCGCACCGGACGGTACAGCAGGAAGCCTAAAGCATGTGACGAGGGGCCCGAATAAATATGAAGGCCAATTCGGGCTTCGTTGGACGCCGGACGGGAAGATCGTATACAACCTTTTGAGCGGTATTTCTCCAAGCGTTTGGATCATGGACGGAGACGGCAGCAATCCACGGCAATTGACGCAAACCCGTGGTGCGAATCTGGTGGTCTCGCCCGATGGCCGCTACATCGTTTTTGTTGAGAACCAGAGCATTTGGCGTATGGATATCGATGGCGGCAACCCAAAACAGCTGACAGAAAAAGGAAGCTTTCCCGATATCTCACCTGATGGGCGTTGGGTTGTCTATGAGATCTCGAATCCGGGAGAAAATGGGTTGTGGAAGGTCTCGATCGACGGTGGTGAACCGGTGCGGCTCACTGACTACAGTTCAGGAAGAGCGGCCGTCTCGCCCGACGGAAAGTCGATTGCCTTCTCCTACCGTGAGCAGCAGAACTCGCCGCTTAAGATAGCCATCATTCCGTTTGAAGGCGGACAACCGACCAAGTCCCTTGAGGCTCCCGCCGGTTACAACGCTGTCCGACTAATAACAAGTACGGCAGAAGGTAGGGTTCTCCGTTGGCTGCCCGATGGCCGCTCGCTCGCGTACATCGTCACCCGCGACGGCGTCTCGAATATCTGGAGTATGCCGATCGACGGCGGAGCACCAAAACAATTGACCAATTTCACGACCGATCAGATCGCGTCGTTCGACCTCTCCCGCGACGGCAAGCCAACCCTCTTCTCACGCGGCTCCACGTCCAAAGACGTCGTCTTGATCAGCGGGTTTGGAAAATGA